The genomic DNA ATACATACACCTTTTTTTTACTACTCATCGTCGCTAGAGACATTTCCCATTACGTCTTCTGCAAGAGCACCAAAGTCAATGCTTGGATCGTTTAGAACCTCTTCATAAAGGTTTTTATCCCATATCTCTATCCGATTAACCGAAGAGGCTAAAACAATTTCCTTTTTGATCTCGCTAAACTTGACCAGATCTTTAGGAACGAGAATTCGTCCAGCATTGTCAATTTCCAATGTTCTAACTCCCGCCATAAACATTCTGATGAAATCAGTATTCTTCTTTACAAAGCGATTAAGTTTGTTTACGCCTGCTATTTCC from Bacteroidales bacterium includes the following:
- the mraZ gene encoding division/cell wall cluster transcriptional repressor MraZ, translating into MINLIGTYECKVDAKGRLMLPAGLKKQIQPILNEGFIIKRSVFQKCLELYPMGEWNQEIAGVNKLNRFVKKNTDFIRMFMAGVRTLEIDNAGRILVPKDLVKFSEIKKEIVLASSVNRIEIWDKNLYEEVLNDPSIDFGALAEDVMGNVSSDDE